A window from Salarias fasciatus chromosome 11, fSalaFa1.1, whole genome shotgun sequence encodes these proteins:
- the sbk3 gene encoding putative serine/threonine-protein kinase SBK3: MTTAATQELDERCFLSAQSMPKLKVSEHFQVVKLLGEGSYGKVMLAVHKTRGTPMALKFFPRKSTTLASFLREYNLSLSYCTHPSLTRALGIFFSTPTYYVFAQQAGLYGDLYSVIVSEAGVDEHGVQRVMAQLSGAVTHLHSLGFVHRDIKPENIFLCDSSCRWVKLGDFGLARAVGTTVRAVWYESPFCTPEVEPAKKAEQEMERRISEGTEDEMEDIWITVETSIDSWGLGVLTYCLLTCCFPWEESTHDDRGYRRFKEWFDREAEKEAKGEDGERRDRTKAENQRGNPPPSQFEGLSSLAMTLLKELLHPEPKLRGSPEDILSYLGGPWLVETEREEKKKAEEAAKEARSIRERGGMEEELLREGRGER; the protein is encoded by the exons ATGACA ACCGCAGCGACTCAGGAACTCGACGAGCGTTGCTTCCTTTCGGCACAGTCCATGCCCAAGCTTAAAGTATCCGAACACTTCCAGGTGGTGAAGCTCCTGGGAGAAGGTTCCTACGGAAAGGTCATGCTGGCCGTTCACAAGACCCGAG GAACTCCCATGGCGCTGAAGTTCTTCCCTCGAAAGTCCACCACTCTCGCCTCTTTCCTGCGCGAATACAATCTCTCCCTGTCCTACTGCACTCATCCGTCTCTGACCCGGGCCCTCGGCATCTTCTTCTCTACTCCGACCTACTATGTGTTTGCCCAGCAGGCCGGTCTCTATGGCGACCTGTACAGTGTTATAGTGTCAGAG GCCGGGGTCGACGAGCACGGCGTCCAGAGGGTGATGGCCCAGCTGAGCGGCGCCGTCACGCACCTGCACTCCCTGGGCTTCGTCCACCGCGACATCAAACCCGAGAACATCTTCCTGTGCGACAGCTCCTGCCGCTGGGTCAAACTGGGCGATTTCGGCCTGGCCCGGGCCGTCGGCACCACCGTCCGAGCCGTTTGGTACGAGTCGCCCTTCTGCACCCCCGAAGTGGAACCGGCCAAGAAGGCCGAGCaggagatggagaggaggatcaGCGAGGGGACTGAGGACGAGATGGAGGACATCTGGATCACAGTGGAGACCAGTATCGACAGCTGGGGCCTCGGGGTGCTCACCTACTGCCTGCTGACGTGCTGCTTCCCCTGGGAGGAGAGCACCCACGACGACCGCGGCTACCGCAGGTTCAAAGAGTGGTTCGACCGAGAGGCTGAGAAGGAGGCGAAGGGGGAGGATGGCGAGAGGAGAGACAGAACCAAAGCGGAGAACCAAAGAGGAAACCCACCTCCCTCACAGTTTGAGGGCCTCAGCTCGCTTGCCATGACTCTGTTGAAAGAGCTGCTCCATCCTGAACCCAAACTCAGAGGAAGCCCGGAGGACATCCTGAGCTACCTGGGGGGGCCGTGGCTGGTGGAgacggagagggaggagaagaagaaagcagaggAGGCAGCAAAGGAAGCGAGAAGCatcagagagaggggagggatgGAAGAGGAGCTGCTCCGGGAAGGCAGAGGGGAGAGATAA